From Lagenorhynchus albirostris chromosome 10, mLagAlb1.1, whole genome shotgun sequence, the proteins below share one genomic window:
- the USP19 gene encoding ubiquitin carboxyl-terminal hydrolase 19 isoform X4 yields the protein MSGGASTTGPRRGPPGLEEATSKKKQKDPANQENKDGDPRRGGSAFTREEPTKDELLLDWRQSADEVFVKLRVGAGPLRLEEVDAAFTDTDCVVRLPGGRQWGGVFYAEIESSCTKVQARKGGLLQLSLPKKVPLLTWPSLLKKPLGTQELVPGLRCQENGQEPSPVALEPGPEPRRAKQEARNQKRAQGRGEVGAGAGPGAQAGPSAKRAVHLHRGPEGEGSRDGPGPRGDAPQFLAEPATQAEAEEQLRVPPLNPQTCLLGSEENLALLTGKKAVAPRNDPVSPVMARSRDSEKDDRSKEEMAVAADAAALVDEPKSMVNLAFVKNDSYEKGPDSVVVHVYVKEICRDTSRVLFREQDFTLIFQTRDGNFLRPHPGCGPHTIFRWQVKLRNLIEPEQCTFCFTASRIDICLRKRQSQRWGGLEAPAARGAVGGAKVAVPTGPTPLDSTPPGGTPHPLTGQEEARAVEKEKPKARSEDTGLDGVAARTPMEHVAPKPEPHLASPKPTCMVPPMPHSPVSGDSVEEEEEEEKKVCLPGFTGLVNLGNTCFMNSVIQSLSNTRELRDFFHDRSFEAEINYNNPLGTGGRLAIGFAVLLRALWKGTHHAFQPSKLKAIVASKASQFTGYAQHDAQEFMAFLLDGLHEDLNRIQNKPYTETVDSDGRPDEVVAEEAWQRHKMRNDSFIVDLFQGQYKSKLVCPVCAKVSITFDPFLYLPVPLPQKQKVLPIFYFAREPHSKPVKFLVSISKENSSASEVLDSLSQSVHVKPENLRLAEVIKNRFHRVFLPSHSLDTVSPSDTLLCFELLSPELAKERVVVLEVQQRPQVPSVPISKCAACQRKQQSEDEKLKRCTRCYRVGYCNQLCQKTHWPDHKGLCRPENIGYPFLVSVPASRLTYARLAQLLEGYARYSVSVFQPPFQPGRMALESQGPGCNTLLSTSSLEAGDNDRDPVQPPELQMVTPVAEGDTGVPRAWASPDRGPVPSTSGVSSEMLASGPIEVGSLPAGERVSRPEAAVPGYQHPSEAMNSHTPQFFIYRIDASNREQRLEDKGDTPLELGDDCSLALVWRNNERLQEFVLVASKELECAEDPGSAGEAARAGHFTLDQCLNLFTRPEVLAPEEAWYCPQCKQHREASKQLLLWRLPNVLIVQLKRFSFRSFIWRDKINDLVEFPVRNLDLSKFCIGQKEEQLPSYDLYAVINHYGGMIGGHYTACARLPNDRSSQRSDVGWRLFDDSTVTTVDESQVVTRYAYVLFYRRRNSPVERPPRAGHSEHHPDLGPAAESAASQGLGPGQAPDVAPTRTAPERFAPPVDRPAPTYSNMEEVD from the exons ATGTCTGGTGGGGCCAGCACCACAGGCCCAAGGAGAGGGCCCCCAGGACTGGAGGAGGCCACCAGTAAGAAGAAGCAGAAGGATCCAGCAAACCAGGAGAACAAGGATGGAGATCCTAGGAGAGGTG GGTCAGCATTCACTCGGGAGGAGCCGACCAAAGACG AGTTGTTGCTTGATTGGAGGCAGAGTGCTGATGAGGTGTTTGTCAAGCTGCGTGTGGGAGCCGGTCCCCTGCGGCTGGAGGAGGTAGATGCTGCCTTCACAGACACAGACTGTGTGGTGCGGCTTCCAG GTGGTCGGCAGTGGGGTGGTGTTTTCTATGCTGAGATAGAAAGTTCTTGCACCAAAGTGCAGGCTCGCAAAGGTGGCCTCCTGCAGCTGTCACTGCCCAAGAAGGTGCCTCTGCTCACGTGGCCCTCTCTCCTG AAGAAACCTCTTGGGACCCAGGAGTTGGTGCCAGGGCTGCGGTGCCAGGAGAATGGGCAGGAGCCGTCTCCTGTTGCCCTGGAGCCAGGCCCTGAGCCCCGCCGGGCTAAGCAGGAGGCCCGGAACCAGAAGCGGGCCCAGGGCCGTGGTGAGGTAGGCGCAGGGGCTGGCCCTGGGGCCCAAGCAGGGCCCAGTGCCAAGAGGGCTGTGCATCTCCACAGAGGGCCGGAGGGGGAAGGGTCCAGAGATGGCCCTGGACCCCGGGGTGATGCCCCCCAATTCCTGGCTGAGCCGGCCACCCAG GCTGAGGCTGAGGAACAGCTCCGTGTACCACCACTGAACCCCCAGACCTGCCTCCTGGGCTCAGAGGAGAATCTAGCACTTTTGACAGGAAAGAAGGCAGTAGCCCCCAGGAATGACCCAGTGTCCCCAGTCATGGCCCGGAGCAGAGACTCTGAGAAAGATGATCGTTCCAAAGAGGAGATGGCAGTGGCAGCAGATGCTGCAGCCTTGGTGGATG AGCCCAAGTCCATGGTGAACCTGGCATTTGTCAAGAATGACTCGTATGAGAAGGGGCCGGACTCAGTGGTGGTGCACGTGTACGTGAAGGAAATCTGCAGGGACACATCTCGAGTGCTTTTCCGCGAGCAGGACTTCACGCTTATCTTCCAGaccag GGACGGAAACTTCCTGAGACCGCATCCGGGCTGTGGGCCCCACACCATCTTCCGTTGGCAGGTGAAGCTCAG GAACCTGATCGAGCCAGAGCAGTGCACCTTCTGCTTCACGGCCTCTCGCATCGACATCTGCCTCCGCAAGCGGCAGAGTCAGCGCTGGGGGGGTCTGGAGGCCCCAGCTGCACGAG GTGCAGTGGGTGGTGCAAAGGTAGCCGTGCCGACAGGTCCAACCCCTCTGGATTCAACCCCACCGGGAGgtaccccccaccccctgacaGGCCAGGAGGAAGCCCGGGCTGTGGAGAAGGAGAAACCCAAGGCTCGATCTGAGGACACAGGCCTAGATGGTGTGGCAGCCCGCACCCCCATGGAGCATGTAGCCCCAAAGCCAGAGCCACACCTGGCATCG CCCAAGCCCACATGTATGGTGCCTCCAATGCCCCACAGCCCGGTGAGTGGAGACAgcgtggaggaagaggaggaggaagagaagaaggtgTGTCTGCCGGGCTTCACTGGCCTTGTCAATCTAGGCAACACCTGTTTCATGAACAGCGTCATCCAGTCTCTGTCCAATACTCGGGAGCTGCGGGACTTCTTCCACG ACCGCTCCTTTGAGGCCGAGATCAACTACAACAACCCACTGGGGACTGGTGGGCGTCTGGCCATCGGCTTTGCTGTGCTGCTCCGGGCGCTGTGGAAGGGAACCCACCATGCCTTCCAGCCCTCCAAGTTGAAG GCCATTGTGGCGAGCAAGGCCAGCCAGTTCACAGGCTATGCACAGCACGATGCCCAGGAGTTCATGGCTTTCCTGCTGGATGGACTGCACGAGGACTTGAACCGTATTCAGAATAAGCCCTACACGGAGACCGTGGACTCAGATGGGCGACCTGATGAG GTGGTAGCTGAGGAAGCCTGGCAGCGGCACAAGATGAGGAATGACTCTTTCATCGTGGACCTATTTCAGGGACAGTACAAGTCGAAGCTGGTGTGCCCCGTGTGCGCAAAG GTCTCCATCACTTTTGACCCGTTCCTGTACCTGCCGGTGCCCTTGCCACAGAAGCAAAAGGTTCTCCCCATCTTCTATTTTGCCCGGGAGCCCCACAGCAAGCCCGTCAAG TTTCTGGTGAGCATCAGCAAGGAGAACTCCAGTGCAAGTGAAGTGTTGGACTCCCTGTCTCAGAGTGTCCACGTGAAGCCTGAGAACCTGCGTCTGGCTGAG GTGATTAAGAATCGCTTCCACCGTGTGTTTTTGCCCTCCCACTCACTGGACACTGTGTCACCTTCCGACACACTCCTCTGCTTCGAGCTCCTATCCCCAGAGTTGGCTAAGGAGCGGGTGGTGGTGCTAGAGGTGCAGCAG CGCCCCCAGGTGCCCAGCGTCCCCATCTCCAAGTGTGCAGCCTGCCAGCGGAAGCAGCAGTCAGAGGATGAGAAGCTGAAGCGCTGTACCCGTTGCTACCGCGTGGGCTACTGCAACCA gCTCTGTCAGAAAACCCACTGGCCTGACCATAAGGGCCTCTGCCGCCCTGAGAACATTGGCTACCCCTTCCTGGTCAGTGTACCTGCCTCACGCCTCACTTATGCCCGTCTTGCTCAGCTGCTAGAGGGATATGCCCG GTACTCTGTGAGTGTGTTCCAGCCACCCTTCCAGCCTGGCCGCATGGCCTTGGAGTCCCAGGGCCCTGGCTGCAACACACTGCTGTCCACTAGCTCCCTGGAGGCTGGGGACAATGACAGGGACCCTGTTCAGCCACCGGAGCTCCAGATGGTGACCCCTGTGGCTGAGGGGGACACAGGGGTCCCCCGGGCCTGGGCATCCCCTGATCGGGGCCCTGTGCCCAGCACCAGTGGAGTTTCTTCTGAGATGCTGGCCAGCGGGCCCATTGAAGTTGGCTCCTTGCCTGCTGGTGAGAGGGTGTCCCGGCCTGAAG CTGCTGTGCCCGGGTACCAACACCCAAGTGAAGCCATGAATTCCCACACACCCCAGTTCTTTATCTATAGAATTGATGCATCCAACCGAGAGCAGCGGCTAGAGGACAAAG GAGACACCCCACTAGAGCTGGGTGATGACTGCAGCCTGGCTCTAGTCTGGCGGAACAATGAGCGCCTGCAGGAGTTTGTGTTGGTAGCCTCCAAGGAGCTGGAATGTGCTGAGGATCCAGGCTCTGCTGGTGAGGCTGCCCGTGCTGGCCACTTCACTCTGGACCAGTGTCTGAACCTCTTTACGCGGCCTGAGGTGCTGGCACCTGAGGAGGCTTG GTACTGCCCGCAGTGCAAACAACACCGCGAGGCCTCCAAGCAGCTGTTGTTGTGGCGCCTGCCGAATGTGCTCATCGTGCAGCTCAAGCGCTTCTCCTTTCGCAGTTTCATCTGGCGTGACAAGATCAATGACTTGGTGGAGTTCCCTGTTCG GAACCTGGACCTGAGCAAGTTCTGTATCGGTCAGAAAGAGGAGCAGCTGCCCAGCTATGACCTGTACGCTGTCATCAACCACTATGGAGGCATGATCGGTGGCCACTACACTGCCTGTGCACGCCTGCCCAATGATCGCAGCAGCCAGCGCAGCGACGTGG GCTGGCGCTTGTTTGATGACAGCACGGTGACAACGGTAGACGAGAGCCAGGTCGTGACGCGTTATGCCTATGTACTCTTCTACCGCCGGCGGAACTCTCCTGTGGAGAGGCCCCCCCGGGCAGGTCACTCTGAACACCACCCAGACCTAGGCCCTGCAGCTGAGTCTGCTGCCAGCCAG GGACTAGGCCCTGGCCAGGCCCCTGACGTGGCCCCCACGCGGACAGCCCCTGAACGCTTCGCCCCCCCTGTGGACCGCCCAGCCCCCACCTACAGCAACATGGAGGAGGTCGATTAG
- the USP19 gene encoding ubiquitin carboxyl-terminal hydrolase 19 isoform X2 — translation MSGGASTTGPRRGPPGLEEATSKKKQKDPANQENKDGDPRRGGSAFTREEPTKDELLLDWRQSADEVFVKLRVGAGPLRLEEVDAAFTDTDCVVRLPGGRQWGGVFYAEIESSCTKVQARKGGLLQLSLPKKVPLLTWPSLLKKPLGTQELVPGLRCQENGQEPSPVALEPGPEPRRAKQEARNQKRAQGRGEVGAGAGPGAQAGPSAKRAVHLHRGPEGEGSRDGPGPRGDAPQFLAEPATQAEAEEQLRVPPLNPQTCLLGSEENLALLTGKKAVAPRNDPVSPVMARSRDSEKDDRSKEEMAVAADAAALVDGKEPKSMVNLAFVKNDSYEKGPDSVVVHVYVKEICRDTSRVLFREQDFTLIFQTRDGNFLRPHPGCGPHTIFRWQVKLRNLIEPEQCTFCFTASRIDICLRKRQSQRWGGLEAPAARGAVGGAKVAVPTGPTPLDSTPPGGTPHPLTGQEEARAVEKEKPKARSEDTGLDGVAARTPMEHVAPKPEPHLASPKPTCMVPPMPHSPVSGDSVEEEEEEEKKVCLPGFTGLVNLGNTCFMNSVIQSLSNTRELRDFFHDRSFEAEINYNNPLGTGGRLAIGFAVLLRALWKGTHHAFQPSKLKAIVASKASQFTGYAQHDAQEFMAFLLDGLHEDLNRIQNKPYTETVDSDGRPDEVVAEEAWQRHKMRNDSFIVDLFQGQYKSKLVCPVCAKVSITFDPFLYLPVPLPQKQKVLPIFYFAREPHSKPVKFLVSISKENSSASEVLDSLSQSVHVKPENLRLAEVIKNRFHRVFLPSHSLDTVSPSDTLLCFELLSPELAKERVVVLEVQQRPQVPSVPISKCAACQRKQQSEDEKLKRCTRCYRVGYCNQLCQKTHWPDHKGLCRPENIGYPFLVSVPASRLTYARLAQLLEGYARYSVSVFQPPFQPGRMALESQGPGCNTLLSTSSLEAGDNDRDPVQPPELQMVTPVAEGDTGVPRAWASPDRGPVPSTSGVSSEMLASGPIEVGSLPAGERVSRPEAAVPGYQHPSEAMNSHTPQFFIYRIDASNREQRLEDKGDTPLELGDDCSLALVWRNNERLQEFVLVASKELECAEDPGSAGEAARAGHFTLDQCLNLFTRPEVLAPEEAWYCPQCKQHREASKQLLLWRLPNVLIVQLKRFSFRSFIWRDKINDLVEFPVRNLDLSKFCIGQKEEQLPSYDLYAVINHYGGMIGGHYTACARLPNDRSSQRSDVGWRLFDDSTVTTVDESQVVTRYAYVLFYRRRNSPVERPPRAGHSEHHPDLGPAAESAASQGLGPGQAPDVAPTRTAPERFAPPVDRPAPTYSNMEEVD, via the exons ATGTCTGGTGGGGCCAGCACCACAGGCCCAAGGAGAGGGCCCCCAGGACTGGAGGAGGCCACCAGTAAGAAGAAGCAGAAGGATCCAGCAAACCAGGAGAACAAGGATGGAGATCCTAGGAGAGGTG GGTCAGCATTCACTCGGGAGGAGCCGACCAAAGACG AGTTGTTGCTTGATTGGAGGCAGAGTGCTGATGAGGTGTTTGTCAAGCTGCGTGTGGGAGCCGGTCCCCTGCGGCTGGAGGAGGTAGATGCTGCCTTCACAGACACAGACTGTGTGGTGCGGCTTCCAG GTGGTCGGCAGTGGGGTGGTGTTTTCTATGCTGAGATAGAAAGTTCTTGCACCAAAGTGCAGGCTCGCAAAGGTGGCCTCCTGCAGCTGTCACTGCCCAAGAAGGTGCCTCTGCTCACGTGGCCCTCTCTCCTG AAGAAACCTCTTGGGACCCAGGAGTTGGTGCCAGGGCTGCGGTGCCAGGAGAATGGGCAGGAGCCGTCTCCTGTTGCCCTGGAGCCAGGCCCTGAGCCCCGCCGGGCTAAGCAGGAGGCCCGGAACCAGAAGCGGGCCCAGGGCCGTGGTGAGGTAGGCGCAGGGGCTGGCCCTGGGGCCCAAGCAGGGCCCAGTGCCAAGAGGGCTGTGCATCTCCACAGAGGGCCGGAGGGGGAAGGGTCCAGAGATGGCCCTGGACCCCGGGGTGATGCCCCCCAATTCCTGGCTGAGCCGGCCACCCAG GCTGAGGCTGAGGAACAGCTCCGTGTACCACCACTGAACCCCCAGACCTGCCTCCTGGGCTCAGAGGAGAATCTAGCACTTTTGACAGGAAAGAAGGCAGTAGCCCCCAGGAATGACCCAGTGTCCCCAGTCATGGCCCGGAGCAGAGACTCTGAGAAAGATGATCGTTCCAAAGAGGAGATGGCAGTGGCAGCAGATGCTGCAGCCTTGGTGGATGGtaaag AGCCCAAGTCCATGGTGAACCTGGCATTTGTCAAGAATGACTCGTATGAGAAGGGGCCGGACTCAGTGGTGGTGCACGTGTACGTGAAGGAAATCTGCAGGGACACATCTCGAGTGCTTTTCCGCGAGCAGGACTTCACGCTTATCTTCCAGaccag GGACGGAAACTTCCTGAGACCGCATCCGGGCTGTGGGCCCCACACCATCTTCCGTTGGCAGGTGAAGCTCAG GAACCTGATCGAGCCAGAGCAGTGCACCTTCTGCTTCACGGCCTCTCGCATCGACATCTGCCTCCGCAAGCGGCAGAGTCAGCGCTGGGGGGGTCTGGAGGCCCCAGCTGCACGAG GTGCAGTGGGTGGTGCAAAGGTAGCCGTGCCGACAGGTCCAACCCCTCTGGATTCAACCCCACCGGGAGgtaccccccaccccctgacaGGCCAGGAGGAAGCCCGGGCTGTGGAGAAGGAGAAACCCAAGGCTCGATCTGAGGACACAGGCCTAGATGGTGTGGCAGCCCGCACCCCCATGGAGCATGTAGCCCCAAAGCCAGAGCCACACCTGGCATCG CCCAAGCCCACATGTATGGTGCCTCCAATGCCCCACAGCCCGGTGAGTGGAGACAgcgtggaggaagaggaggaggaagagaagaaggtgTGTCTGCCGGGCTTCACTGGCCTTGTCAATCTAGGCAACACCTGTTTCATGAACAGCGTCATCCAGTCTCTGTCCAATACTCGGGAGCTGCGGGACTTCTTCCACG ACCGCTCCTTTGAGGCCGAGATCAACTACAACAACCCACTGGGGACTGGTGGGCGTCTGGCCATCGGCTTTGCTGTGCTGCTCCGGGCGCTGTGGAAGGGAACCCACCATGCCTTCCAGCCCTCCAAGTTGAAG GCCATTGTGGCGAGCAAGGCCAGCCAGTTCACAGGCTATGCACAGCACGATGCCCAGGAGTTCATGGCTTTCCTGCTGGATGGACTGCACGAGGACTTGAACCGTATTCAGAATAAGCCCTACACGGAGACCGTGGACTCAGATGGGCGACCTGATGAG GTGGTAGCTGAGGAAGCCTGGCAGCGGCACAAGATGAGGAATGACTCTTTCATCGTGGACCTATTTCAGGGACAGTACAAGTCGAAGCTGGTGTGCCCCGTGTGCGCAAAG GTCTCCATCACTTTTGACCCGTTCCTGTACCTGCCGGTGCCCTTGCCACAGAAGCAAAAGGTTCTCCCCATCTTCTATTTTGCCCGGGAGCCCCACAGCAAGCCCGTCAAG TTTCTGGTGAGCATCAGCAAGGAGAACTCCAGTGCAAGTGAAGTGTTGGACTCCCTGTCTCAGAGTGTCCACGTGAAGCCTGAGAACCTGCGTCTGGCTGAG GTGATTAAGAATCGCTTCCACCGTGTGTTTTTGCCCTCCCACTCACTGGACACTGTGTCACCTTCCGACACACTCCTCTGCTTCGAGCTCCTATCCCCAGAGTTGGCTAAGGAGCGGGTGGTGGTGCTAGAGGTGCAGCAG CGCCCCCAGGTGCCCAGCGTCCCCATCTCCAAGTGTGCAGCCTGCCAGCGGAAGCAGCAGTCAGAGGATGAGAAGCTGAAGCGCTGTACCCGTTGCTACCGCGTGGGCTACTGCAACCA gCTCTGTCAGAAAACCCACTGGCCTGACCATAAGGGCCTCTGCCGCCCTGAGAACATTGGCTACCCCTTCCTGGTCAGTGTACCTGCCTCACGCCTCACTTATGCCCGTCTTGCTCAGCTGCTAGAGGGATATGCCCG GTACTCTGTGAGTGTGTTCCAGCCACCCTTCCAGCCTGGCCGCATGGCCTTGGAGTCCCAGGGCCCTGGCTGCAACACACTGCTGTCCACTAGCTCCCTGGAGGCTGGGGACAATGACAGGGACCCTGTTCAGCCACCGGAGCTCCAGATGGTGACCCCTGTGGCTGAGGGGGACACAGGGGTCCCCCGGGCCTGGGCATCCCCTGATCGGGGCCCTGTGCCCAGCACCAGTGGAGTTTCTTCTGAGATGCTGGCCAGCGGGCCCATTGAAGTTGGCTCCTTGCCTGCTGGTGAGAGGGTGTCCCGGCCTGAAG CTGCTGTGCCCGGGTACCAACACCCAAGTGAAGCCATGAATTCCCACACACCCCAGTTCTTTATCTATAGAATTGATGCATCCAACCGAGAGCAGCGGCTAGAGGACAAAG GAGACACCCCACTAGAGCTGGGTGATGACTGCAGCCTGGCTCTAGTCTGGCGGAACAATGAGCGCCTGCAGGAGTTTGTGTTGGTAGCCTCCAAGGAGCTGGAATGTGCTGAGGATCCAGGCTCTGCTGGTGAGGCTGCCCGTGCTGGCCACTTCACTCTGGACCAGTGTCTGAACCTCTTTACGCGGCCTGAGGTGCTGGCACCTGAGGAGGCTTG GTACTGCCCGCAGTGCAAACAACACCGCGAGGCCTCCAAGCAGCTGTTGTTGTGGCGCCTGCCGAATGTGCTCATCGTGCAGCTCAAGCGCTTCTCCTTTCGCAGTTTCATCTGGCGTGACAAGATCAATGACTTGGTGGAGTTCCCTGTTCG GAACCTGGACCTGAGCAAGTTCTGTATCGGTCAGAAAGAGGAGCAGCTGCCCAGCTATGACCTGTACGCTGTCATCAACCACTATGGAGGCATGATCGGTGGCCACTACACTGCCTGTGCACGCCTGCCCAATGATCGCAGCAGCCAGCGCAGCGACGTGG GCTGGCGCTTGTTTGATGACAGCACGGTGACAACGGTAGACGAGAGCCAGGTCGTGACGCGTTATGCCTATGTACTCTTCTACCGCCGGCGGAACTCTCCTGTGGAGAGGCCCCCCCGGGCAGGTCACTCTGAACACCACCCAGACCTAGGCCCTGCAGCTGAGTCTGCTGCCAGCCAG GGACTAGGCCCTGGCCAGGCCCCTGACGTGGCCCCCACGCGGACAGCCCCTGAACGCTTCGCCCCCCCTGTGGACCGCCCAGCCCCCACCTACAGCAACATGGAGGAGGTCGATTAG